A window of Clostridium novyi genomic DNA:
ATTAAATAATCCTGATTTAATTATTATTCCTGGAAGTAAAAGCACCATTAAAGATATGGAATATCTTAAAACTTCAGGTCTTAAGGATAGTATAATAAATTGTAATAAAAATGGAAGCTTTGTTTTTGGTATTTGTGGTGGATTTCAAATATTAGGATCAAAAATTTTAGATCCTAAGAAAATAGAGGGAAATATAACTTCAATTGAAGGATTAAATCTTTTAAATTCTATTACTGAAATTAAAACTAGCAAAACAACTACTTTAACAAAAGCTAAGGATACACTTTTTAACTGTAATATACAGGGTTATGAGATACATATGGGAGAAACAAGTATACAGGATGCAATTCCTTTTGCATCAATTTATGAGAGAAATAAAATTAAATATGAAAACATAGATGGTGCTATAAGTAAAGATGGAAAAGTTCTAGGCACATATATTCATGGAATATTTGATAATTCTGAGTTTACAAGAAGTCTTTTAAATAAAATAAGAAAATGTAAAGGAAAAGATGTTATAAAAGAAGTTCCAAAGGATTATTGGGAATTTAAAAATAAAGAGTACGACAAGCTTGCAAATATTGTTCGTGAAAATTTAGACATGAAAAAATTATATGACATAGTAAATGAGGGTGCAGATGAGTAATATTTATTTAGCATTTATATTAGATTGTATTTTAGGGGATCCTTACTGGTTTCCACATCCAGTTAGATTTATTGGAAAGTATATAAGCTTTTTTGAAAAACAAATTAGAAAAGCAAATTTTAAGGATAGAACTTTAAAAGTATGGGGTATATTTTTAACATTAAGTACAATAGTACTAACTTATGGCATATGTTTTGGAATATTAAAGGCTGCCTATGTTATAAATCCAAAAGTTTATTATATATTAAATATAGTAATATTATGGACTTGTATAGCTCCTAAATGTTTATCAAATGAAGCTATAAAAATATATAAGGAACTTTTAAACAATAATATAGAGAAATCAAGAAAACAGTTATCTTATATTGTAGGACGTGATACTGATAACTTAGATGAAGGTGAAATTACAAGAGCAGTAGTTGAAACTGTTGGAGAAAATACTTCAGATGGAATAATAGCACCTCTTATGTATATGTTTTTAGGAGGAGCACCTTTAGCACTTACATATAAGGCAATTAATACATTGGATTCAATGGTTGGGTATAAGGAAGATATTTATTTTAATTTTGGATGGTTTTCGGCAAAGTTAGATGATGTTGTAAACTATATACCTGCAAGATTAACGGCATTATTTATGATTATAAGTGCCTTTATTTTAAGATTTGATTATAAAAATTGTATTAAGATTATAAATAGAGATAAAAATAATCATACAAGTCCAAATGCAGGATATCCAGAATCAGCTATAGCAGGAGCTTTAAAAATTAAGCTTGGAGGAACAAACTCTTATTTTGGAAAACTTACATATAAGCCTACTATTGGTGATGAATTAAAAAAACTAGAAAAAGAAGATATAAGAAAAGCTACTGTACTGATGTATGGCACAACTATTGTAAGTATAGTTATATTTTCTATAGTTTTAGTATCTTGTGGTTTAGTATATTAGATATAAAAAGGAGAAGTTAAAATGAATTTTCATGGTGGTGACATATATAGCATTAAAAATAATGTATTGGACTTTAGTTCAAATATAAATCCTCTGGGAGTTCCTGAAAGCTTTAAAAAAGCACTTACAGAGAATATAAATGATTTTATTAGATATCCAGATATTAAATACACAGATCTTAAAAATACAATTAAAGATTATATAGGAATAGATGATATAGATAAAATAGTTCAAGGAAATGGTGCTGTTGAAATTATTTATAAGGCAATAGGTGCTGTTAAATGTAATAAGGTATACATAGTAAGTCCTACTTTTTCAGAATATAGAAGGGCAGTGGAGCTTAATAATTTAGAATGTGAAGAAATAGATGTATTTGATGAGGAATACAGCTCTATAGATATAGATAAGCTTTTAAATAAGGTTCAAGAGAATTCTTTAGTTATAGTATGTAATCCTAATAATCCAACAGGAAGTCTTATAAAAAGAAAAGTAATGATAGAGTTAGTAGAAAAGCTTAAAGACATTAAAAGTAGTTTAATAATTGATGAAGCATTTATAGAATTTACTCCAAATAGTGATGAAAATAGTATGGTTCCACTAGTTTTAAATTATAACAATTTAATTATAGTTAGAGCTGCTACAAAGTTTTTTGGGATGCCAGGAATTAGACTTGGATATGGTGTTACTCAAAATATAGAGTATATGAATAATATAAAAGAAAAACTTGAACCTTGGAACATAAATACAGCAGCAGTTATAGCAGGAAATACTATATTTAAGGATACAGAGTATATAAAAAAATCTAAAGAATGGATATCAAAAGAAAGAGAATTTTTATATGGTGAGTTAAATAAGTTTCAAGAATTAAAAGTATATAAATCTAATGCTAATTTTCATTTACTTAAAATAAATAAATCTAGTATCAATGCATATAAACTTAAAGATATACTTGTTAAAGAAGGTATACTTATTAGAGTACCTAAAGGTTTCTATAATTTATCTGATTTACACTTTAGACTCGCTATAAAAGATAGAACTAGTAATGAAATTTTAATAAGTAAGCTTAAAATGATATTTAAATAGATTAAATATATAATTATTAATAATTAGGAGGATGAATATGTTTAAAAGAAACAGTACAAGAAAAAGAGAAGTTTTAAGTTTATTTTTAACACTATCTATGATATTTACTTGTATATTTTCATTTACCGGTTGTGTAAATAAGCCTGTAAAAGAAAATAAAACAGAAATAAGTGAAAGTGTTAATTATCCATTAAAAATTAAAGATTCTTATAATAGGGAAGTTACTATAGATAAAGAACCAAATAGAATTGTATCTATAGCACCTAATATTACTGAAACAGTATTTGCACTTGGAAAAGGTGAAAAGCTTGTAGGAAAAACAGATTATTGCGATTATCCTAAAGATGTTAAAAAAGTTCAAACTATAGGAAGTTTAACAAAACCTAATATAGAAAAAATTGTAGAGTTAAAACCGGATGTTGTAATAGCATCAACTCATTTTAAAAAAGATGTGTTAAGTAAGTTAGAAAAACTAAACATAAAGGTGTTGGTTTTATATGGAGCTGAAACTTTTGATGGAGTATATGATACTATAAATAAAGTTGGAGAAGTATTAAATGCCAAATCTCAAGCAAGTAAGCTAGTAAATAATATGAAAGAAAAAGTAGCTAATGTAACAAATAAAG
This region includes:
- a CDS encoding cobalamin biosynthesis protein: MSNIYLAFILDCILGDPYWFPHPVRFIGKYISFFEKQIRKANFKDRTLKVWGIFLTLSTIVLTYGICFGILKAAYVINPKVYYILNIVILWTCIAPKCLSNEAIKIYKELLNNNIEKSRKQLSYIVGRDTDNLDEGEITRAVVETVGENTSDGIIAPLMYMFLGGAPLALTYKAINTLDSMVGYKEDIYFNFGWFSAKLDDVVNYIPARLTALFMIISAFILRFDYKNCIKIINRDKNNHTSPNAGYPESAIAGALKIKLGGTNSYFGKLTYKPTIGDELKKLEKEDIRKATVLMYGTTIVSIVIFSIVLVSCGLVY
- a CDS encoding pyridoxal phosphate-dependent aminotransferase, whose product is MNFHGGDIYSIKNNVLDFSSNINPLGVPESFKKALTENINDFIRYPDIKYTDLKNTIKDYIGIDDIDKIVQGNGAVEIIYKAIGAVKCNKVYIVSPTFSEYRRAVELNNLECEEIDVFDEEYSSIDIDKLLNKVQENSLVIVCNPNNPTGSLIKRKVMIELVEKLKDIKSSLIIDEAFIEFTPNSDENSMVPLVLNYNNLIIVRAATKFFGMPGIRLGYGVTQNIEYMNNIKEKLEPWNINTAAVIAGNTIFKDTEYIKKSKEWISKEREFLYGELNKFQELKVYKSNANFHLLKINKSSINAYKLKDILVKEGILIRVPKGFYNLSDLHFRLAIKDRTSNEILISKLKMIFK
- a CDS encoding ABC transporter substrate-binding protein: MFKRNSTRKREVLSLFLTLSMIFTCIFSFTGCVNKPVKENKTEISESVNYPLKIKDSYNREVTIDKEPNRIVSIAPNITETVFALGKGEKLVGKTDYCDYPKDVKKVQTIGSLTKPNIEKIVELKPDVVIASTHFKKDVLSKLEKLNIKVLVLYGAETFDGVYDTINKVGEVLNAKSQASKLVNNMKEKVANVTNKVKNSNKPKVYYVVSYGKMGDFTATGDTFIGSMIEMAGGINVAKDSTKWQYSIEKLVEKNPDIIICSKYFNTKKGIEISNGYKDLKAIKNGKLIEIDNNLLDRQGPRIAEGLEDLAKIIHPDLFK